A stretch of the Halorussus salinus genome encodes the following:
- a CDS encoding double zinc ribbon domain-containing protein encodes MSKITFRADEELVERIEARDASKSEIMREALREYLDASDRRDSHEERAPRPDTGRPDARRDDSLDALLAERVDELVAERLAAWEARNRATERAQDVNVNVTLEGDAPARTDADAGRANVKRSAGPSDGVSDGEESRPTSDETAADAARPSDGRADLPADDRENACGQCGEDLSDDHVYCPNCGEKASRRVFCECGDEVRSDWGFCPGCGRRTPAADVLDRS; translated from the coding sequence ATGAGCAAGATAACCTTCCGCGCGGACGAGGAGTTGGTCGAGCGCATCGAGGCCCGCGACGCCTCCAAGAGCGAGATCATGCGCGAGGCGCTTCGGGAGTACCTCGACGCGAGCGACCGGCGCGACTCTCACGAGGAGCGCGCACCTCGGCCCGACACCGGCCGACCCGACGCCCGCCGCGACGACAGTCTCGACGCCCTCCTCGCCGAGCGCGTGGACGAACTCGTCGCCGAGCGACTCGCCGCGTGGGAGGCCCGCAACCGTGCCACCGAGCGCGCACAGGACGTGAACGTCAACGTGACGCTCGAAGGCGACGCGCCCGCGCGGACAGACGCGGACGCCGGACGGGCGAACGTGAAACGGTCCGCGGGTCCGTCCGACGGCGTGTCCGACGGAGAGGAGTCTCGTCCCACGTCCGATGAGACCGCGGCCGACGCCGCTCGACCGTCAGACGGACGCGCCGACCTGCCAGCGGACGACCGCGAAAACGCCTGCGGGCAGTGCGGCGAGGACCTGTCGGACGACCACGTGTACTGTCCCAACTGCGGCGAGAAGGCGTCCCGACGCGTCTTCTGCGAATGTGGCGACGAAGTGCGGTCGGACTGGGGCTTTTGCCCCGGCTGTGGCCGCCGAACGCCCGCGGCCGACGTACTCGACCGGTCGTAA
- the ftsZ gene encoding cell division protein FtsZ, which translates to MQDIVQDALENAEEESREMDASVEGDEFGDPRIVIVGCGGAGNNTVNRLYNIGVEGADTVAINTDKQHLKMIEADTKILVGKSLTNGLGAGGDPSMGERATEMAQGTIKEVLGDADLVFVTAGMGGGTGTGAAPVVSKIAKEQGAIVVGMVSTPFNVERARTVKAEEGLEKLRNEADSIIVLDNNRLLDYVPNLPIGKAFSVMDQIIAETVKGISETITQPSLINLDYADMTSIMNQGGVAVMLVGETQDKNKTEEVVRDAMNHPLLDVDYRGASGGLVHITGGPDLTLKEAESIASNITERLEASANVIWGARIQDNYKGKVRVMAIMTGVQSAQVLGPSTQKQADKSRQEMRDVDAQSFDASQNVEGLDGLGDSGGSSHEATGQSSDSWGAQSDGGQDPVEKSNGLDVIR; encoded by the coding sequence ATGCAGGACATCGTTCAGGACGCGTTGGAGAACGCCGAAGAGGAGAGCCGCGAGATGGACGCCTCGGTCGAGGGCGACGAGTTCGGCGACCCCCGAATCGTCATCGTCGGCTGTGGCGGTGCCGGGAACAACACGGTCAACCGCCTGTACAACATCGGCGTCGAGGGCGCGGACACCGTGGCCATCAACACCGACAAACAGCACCTCAAGATGATCGAGGCCGACACGAAGATTCTGGTCGGCAAGAGCCTGACCAACGGTCTCGGCGCTGGCGGCGACCCCTCGATGGGCGAGCGCGCCACCGAGATGGCGCAGGGAACCATCAAGGAGGTGCTGGGCGACGCCGACCTCGTGTTCGTCACCGCAGGCATGGGCGGCGGGACCGGGACCGGCGCGGCACCCGTCGTCTCGAAAATCGCCAAAGAGCAAGGCGCAATCGTCGTCGGGATGGTCTCGACGCCGTTCAACGTCGAGCGCGCCCGCACGGTGAAAGCCGAGGAGGGCCTCGAAAAGCTCCGCAACGAAGCGGACTCCATCATCGTGTTGGACAACAACCGACTGCTCGACTACGTCCCGAACCTGCCCATCGGCAAGGCGTTCTCGGTGATGGACCAGATCATCGCCGAGACGGTCAAGGGCATCAGCGAGACCATCACCCAGCCGTCGCTCATCAACCTCGACTACGCCGACATGACATCCATCATGAATCAGGGCGGCGTCGCGGTGATGCTCGTCGGCGAGACCCAAGACAAGAACAAGACCGAGGAGGTCGTTCGCGACGCGATGAACCACCCGCTACTCGACGTGGACTACAGGGGCGCGTCGGGCGGACTGGTCCACATCACGGGCGGCCCGGACCTCACGCTCAAGGAGGCCGAGTCCATCGCGAGCAACATCACCGAACGCCTCGAAGCCAGCGCGAACGTCATCTGGGGCGCGCGGATTCAGGACAACTACAAGGGCAAGGTCCGAGTCATGGCCATCATGACCGGCGTCCAGAGCGCGCAGGTCCTCGGTCCCTCGACCCAGAAGCAGGCCGACAAGTCCCGCCAAGAGATGCGGGACGTGGACGCCCAGTCGTTCGACGCCAGCCAGAACGTCGAGGGTCTCGACGGCCTCGGCGACTCCGGCGGCTCGTCTCACGAAGCGACCGGCCAGTCGTCGGATTCGTGGGGTGCCCAGAGCGACGGCGGACAGGACCCGGTAGAGAAGAGCAACGGTCTCGACGTAATCCGATAG
- a CDS encoding ribbon-helix-helix domain-containing protein, protein MERVTLRIPKQQIEEVEQMVETGEFPNRSEAIRAAVRDMLNEHEDGQTEQTTNKRSWAKV, encoded by the coding sequence ATGGAGCGTGTGACACTTCGCATTCCGAAACAGCAGATCGAGGAGGTCGAACAGATGGTCGAGACCGGGGAGTTCCCGAACCGGAGCGAGGCGATTCGGGCCGCGGTTCGAGACATGTTGAACGAACACGAAGACGGCCAGACCGAGCAGACGACCAACAAACGCTCGTGGGCTAAGGTGTAG